From a single Spongiibacter taiwanensis genomic region:
- a CDS encoding DUF7064 domain-containing protein, translating to MFDDIKLSRPDLAIDPVHDDRHILPENPFGRESIPYTIVLPEEGIAAFTYTWVNKAGEAGAAMAIFGPGIDKPIQQRLADRPVDKDMNFGNWQIENFQMRQDLKFKNASVRWETEDAVIDFTFEALHPPYAYGSHKDGCPGYTAVNRIEQSGRTKGYIKLADREITFDTFAHRDHSWGTRVWEAFQTYNWYEGQSADGNTIVHYWRYFAMGQENLRGYVVKDGVMAELTDIQTKVEFDDGLWHKRVTTLLTDELGRQTRVEAEFYAHYALPPSEHCVLREGAAKATYDGQEGPGWMEVYWQNSYLEFYNKNGFPK from the coding sequence GTGTTTGACGATATCAAACTGAGCAGACCCGACCTGGCCATCGACCCGGTACACGATGACCGCCATATCCTTCCGGAAAACCCCTTCGGCCGTGAATCGATCCCCTACACCATCGTGCTGCCAGAGGAAGGCATTGCCGCCTTCACCTACACCTGGGTGAACAAAGCGGGAGAAGCCGGCGCCGCCATGGCTATTTTTGGACCCGGTATAGACAAGCCAATCCAACAGCGCCTGGCCGACCGCCCGGTGGATAAGGATATGAATTTTGGCAATTGGCAGATTGAAAACTTTCAGATGCGCCAGGACCTGAAATTTAAAAATGCCTCGGTGCGCTGGGAGACTGAAGACGCCGTTATCGACTTCACCTTTGAAGCCCTTCACCCCCCCTATGCTTACGGCTCCCACAAAGACGGCTGCCCGGGCTACACCGCGGTGAATCGCATCGAACAGTCTGGCCGCACCAAAGGCTATATCAAGCTGGCCGACCGCGAGATCACATTCGACACCTTCGCCCATCGCGATCACAGCTGGGGCACCCGGGTGTGGGAGGCATTCCAGACCTACAACTGGTATGAAGGCCAGTCTGCAGACGGCAACACCATTGTCCATTACTGGCGCTACTTCGCCATGGGCCAGGAAAACCTGCGCGGGTACGTGGTCAAAGATGGTGTGATGGCGGAACTGACCGACATCCAGACCAAGGTCGAGTTTGATGACGGACTCTGGCACAAGCGCGTTACCACCCTGCTCACCGATGAACTGGGTCGCCAAACCCGAGTAGAAGCCGAGTTTTATGCCCACTACGCACTGCCACCCTCAGAGCATTGTGTGCTCCGGGAGGGCGCGGCCAAGGCCACCTACGACGGCCAGGAAGGTCCAGGCTGGATGGAAGTGTACTGGCAGAACTCTTACCTCGAGTTCTACAATAAAAACGGCTTTCCAAAATAA
- a CDS encoding phosphotransferase family protein, whose protein sequence is MQTDQAAADIRQYPTEAFIEALRQRFATDHEVDVVLTRKMQNRAKRQEGYTPVTLDQLVDGVSKLIASKVQGEFSIDKPRWLSGGASMLQMAFQLNWQGESGTEDRHTTPMVLRMSPMEPVVETSFLREAEIVKFVADNDIMPVAKSYWIDEDGSHLPFPAIVYGFVTGVAKPSKIPSTQVTGVGLNFGPELRTKLAPQVIEQIAKLHAFDASAINLPGFDPVTVGSNDSVVREINWWHRVWEEDRGEDEPLIQIAANWLRRNAPPLDHASIVHNDMRSGNFLFDEDKAEITAWLDWELVSIGDRHQDLGWLTGPQFGHFAEDGKTFLASGLMPTDELLAAYEKATGLPVDPVRMRYYDVMNAWKAAIIVMGTGYRVANGSKSHQDVVVAWLSAIGYLLLGSLKQKLTEAMA, encoded by the coding sequence ATGCAAACAGATCAAGCTGCTGCCGATATTCGGCAGTACCCCACAGAGGCTTTTATTGAAGCCCTGCGCCAGCGCTTCGCCACCGATCACGAAGTGGATGTGGTGCTGACCCGCAAAATGCAGAACCGCGCCAAGCGCCAAGAGGGTTACACTCCAGTGACCCTCGACCAGTTGGTTGACGGGGTGTCCAAATTGATCGCCAGCAAAGTGCAGGGCGAATTCAGCATCGACAAACCCCGCTGGTTGTCTGGCGGCGCCTCCATGCTGCAAATGGCCTTTCAGCTCAACTGGCAGGGCGAAAGCGGCACCGAGGATCGCCACACCACCCCCATGGTACTGCGCATGAGCCCCATGGAGCCGGTGGTAGAAACCAGCTTTTTGCGCGAGGCGGAGATCGTCAAGTTTGTGGCCGACAACGACATCATGCCCGTTGCCAAGAGCTACTGGATCGACGAGGACGGCAGTCACCTGCCCTTCCCCGCCATCGTTTACGGCTTTGTTACCGGGGTGGCCAAACCCAGCAAAATCCCCTCCACCCAGGTTACCGGTGTGGGGCTCAATTTCGGCCCCGAACTGCGTACCAAACTCGCGCCTCAGGTTATCGAGCAAATCGCCAAGCTCCATGCCTTTGATGCCAGCGCTATTAACTTGCCCGGATTCGATCCGGTAACCGTTGGCAGCAATGACAGCGTGGTCCGCGAGATCAATTGGTGGCACCGGGTATGGGAAGAAGACCGGGGCGAAGACGAACCGCTGATTCAGATTGCCGCCAACTGGTTGCGCCGCAATGCGCCGCCGCTGGACCACGCCTCCATCGTTCACAACGATATGCGCAGCGGTAACTTTCTGTTTGATGAAGACAAGGCCGAGATTACCGCCTGGCTGGACTGGGAATTGGTCAGCATTGGTGATCGTCACCAAGACCTCGGCTGGCTCACCGGCCCCCAATTTGGTCACTTTGCTGAAGACGGCAAAACCTTCCTGGCAAGCGGTTTGATGCCCACCGACGAGCTGCTGGCAGCGTATGAAAAGGCCACCGGCCTGCCCGTCGACCCAGTGCGGATGCGGTACTACGACGTGATGAATGCCTGGAAGGCCGCCATCATCGTGATGGGAACCGGTTACCGGGTTGCCAACGGCAGCAAGAGCCACCAGGACGTGGTGGTCGCCTGGCTGTCGGCCATTGGTTACCTGCTACTGGGTAGCCTCAAACAAAAACTGACGGAGGCCATGGCATGA
- a CDS encoding histone deacetylase family protein: MLNDRTALPLVSNPNYSFPFPESHRFPMAKFRLLQAYLRDTGLLHQHNHFRPAAAKFELLALCHCPNYIRDFLGNTLDRSALRRLGLPWSEALARRTITAINGTLLTAHLALKHGVACHLAGGTHHAHYDFGSGFCVFNDLAVTAQALLRQGKAQNVLIFDCDVHQGDGTATLLANQPRAFTCSIHCDKNFPARKAASDLDVEVNKGCGDQEYLDIVETTLTGLLDQLTPDLVLYDAGVDIYKEDPLGLIDISLEGLRQRDALVLESCIQRGIPVATVIGGGYDRDHQALARRHAIVVEEAAKLFR, translated from the coding sequence TTGCTTAACGATCGCACCGCACTTCCCCTTGTCAGCAACCCAAATTACAGCTTTCCCTTCCCCGAAAGCCATCGCTTTCCAATGGCAAAATTCCGCTTGCTACAGGCGTATTTGCGCGACACCGGCTTGCTCCATCAGCACAACCACTTTCGCCCCGCCGCTGCCAAATTCGAACTATTGGCGCTCTGCCACTGCCCCAACTATATCCGCGACTTTCTCGGCAATACTCTTGACCGAAGTGCACTGCGGCGCCTGGGCCTCCCCTGGAGTGAGGCCTTAGCCCGAAGAACCATCACAGCGATCAATGGCACCTTACTGACCGCCCACCTGGCCCTCAAGCACGGCGTCGCCTGCCACCTCGCCGGCGGCACCCATCACGCCCACTACGATTTTGGTTCCGGCTTCTGCGTGTTTAACGACCTGGCCGTCACCGCCCAGGCCCTGCTGAGACAGGGCAAAGCGCAAAATGTGCTGATCTTTGATTGCGATGTCCATCAAGGCGATGGCACGGCCACCCTGCTCGCCAATCAGCCCCGGGCCTTTACCTGCTCCATCCACTGTGACAAAAACTTTCCGGCGCGCAAGGCGGCCAGCGACCTGGATGTGGAAGTCAATAAAGGCTGTGGTGACCAAGAATATCTCGACATTGTTGAGACCACGCTGACTGGTTTGCTCGATCAGCTTACCCCTGATCTGGTGCTGTATGACGCCGGCGTGGATATCTATAAAGAGGACCCTCTCGGGCTCATCGATATCAGCCTCGAGGGATTGCGCCAGCGCGATGCCCTCGTACTGGAAAGCTGTATTCAACGCGGTATTCCGGTCGCTACTGTGATCGGAGGAGGCTATGACCGGGATCACCAGGCCCTGGCCCGGCGCCACGCCATTGTGGTGGAAGAGGCGGCGAAGTTATTTCGCTAG
- a CDS encoding M23 family metallopeptidase: MAGIGIFLATTFLGGFLIIYFLSGRVEALGGDLRDLQNYQAKIKLENEALLKEQRQLQATVEEKAAALSMMSDELGNIESMMGISPEPEEALYERLDTASQTAQEKRYMLTAIPSGYPLQDPSVSSYYGMRKHPVLGTMKLHGGVDLRASEGTPVYATADGVVEWSGNHNSGFGKLVKLSHNFGFATLYGHLSKPIVAVGDYVRQGDLLGYSGNTGLSSAPHLHYEVRHLHRRLAPRAFMEWSWENYDVLFTREEKIKWDSLAKTLRKTTVPLRPERQLSQLAQASSVTSS, from the coding sequence ATGGCGGGTATCGGTATCTTCCTGGCAACAACCTTCCTCGGCGGTTTTCTGATCATTTACTTTCTGTCTGGCAGGGTTGAGGCCCTCGGCGGCGACCTTCGGGATTTGCAGAATTACCAGGCCAAGATCAAGCTCGAAAACGAGGCGTTGCTAAAAGAGCAGCGTCAGTTGCAGGCCACGGTTGAAGAGAAGGCCGCAGCACTGTCGATGATGAGTGACGAGCTGGGTAATATCGAGAGCATGATGGGAATCAGCCCGGAACCGGAAGAGGCGCTCTATGAGCGTCTGGATACGGCCAGCCAAACAGCCCAGGAAAAGCGCTATATGCTTACCGCGATTCCCAGTGGCTACCCTCTGCAAGACCCCAGTGTCAGTAGCTATTACGGTATGCGTAAGCACCCCGTGCTCGGCACGATGAAGCTCCACGGCGGGGTGGATTTGCGGGCCTCTGAGGGCACGCCGGTTTACGCCACGGCCGACGGTGTGGTCGAGTGGTCCGGCAATCACAACAGTGGCTTCGGTAAGTTGGTAAAGCTGAGTCACAACTTCGGCTTTGCCACCCTCTATGGCCACCTCAGCAAGCCAATAGTTGCGGTGGGTGATTATGTTCGTCAGGGCGATCTACTTGGCTATTCCGGTAATACCGGGTTGTCCAGTGCGCCCCATCTTCACTATGAGGTTCGACACCTGCATCGGCGCCTGGCGCCCCGGGCATTTATGGAGTGGTCCTGGGAAAATTACGATGTGCTATTCACTCGAGAGGAAAAAATCAAATGGGATTCCCTGGCAAAAACGTTAAGAAAGACGACGGTGCCTCTGCGCCCAGAACGACAACTATCGCAGCTGGCACAAGCGTCGTCGGTGACCTCGAGCTGA
- the yghU gene encoding glutathione-dependent disulfide-bond oxidoreductase produces the protein MSDEQQGGAGYEPPRVWQWQQASGGKFSNINRPVAGATFDQSLPKGKHDLQLYSLATPNGVKVTIMLEELLESGVIEAEYDAYPIDISEGQQFGSDFVAINPNSKIPALLDCGESPPLRVFESGAILLYLAEKFGAFLPTSQPERAACFSWLMWQMGSAPFLGGGFGHFYAYAPEKLQYPIDRYTMEVKRQLDVLDRHLADNRFLCGESYTIADMATYPWYGELVLGNLYSAGEFLSVADYTHVLRWAKELGGRPAVQRGARVNRLWGDEATRVVERHGADDF, from the coding sequence ATGTCTGATGAGCAGCAAGGTGGGGCAGGATATGAGCCTCCCCGGGTTTGGCAATGGCAACAGGCCAGTGGCGGTAAATTCAGCAATATCAACCGACCGGTGGCGGGGGCGACCTTTGATCAGTCTTTGCCCAAGGGCAAGCACGACTTACAGCTTTATTCACTGGCCACCCCGAATGGGGTCAAAGTAACGATCATGCTCGAGGAGCTGCTGGAGTCCGGGGTAATCGAGGCGGAGTACGATGCCTACCCCATTGATATTAGTGAGGGGCAGCAGTTTGGCAGCGATTTTGTTGCCATCAACCCCAACTCGAAAATCCCCGCGCTACTGGACTGCGGTGAATCGCCGCCGCTAAGAGTGTTTGAGTCAGGCGCGATCCTGCTGTACCTGGCAGAAAAGTTCGGCGCATTTCTGCCGACGAGCCAGCCTGAGCGAGCGGCGTGTTTTTCCTGGCTGATGTGGCAAATGGGCAGTGCGCCATTTCTTGGAGGCGGCTTTGGCCACTTCTATGCCTATGCGCCAGAGAAGCTCCAGTACCCCATTGATCGCTATACCATGGAGGTGAAGCGCCAGCTGGATGTGCTTGACCGGCATTTGGCGGACAACCGCTTCTTGTGCGGCGAGAGTTATACCATCGCCGATATGGCGACCTATCCCTGGTACGGCGAATTGGTGCTGGGAAACTTGTACAGCGCCGGTGAATTCTTAAGTGTCGCCGACTATACCCATGTGCTGCGTTGGGCGAAGGAGCTTGGCGGGCGACCGGCGGTGCAGCGAGGGGCCAGGGTCAACCGCTTGTGGGGCGATGAAGCCACGCGGGTAGTTGAGCGCCACGGTGCCGATGATTTTTAG
- the mtgA gene encoding monofunctional biosynthetic peptidoglycan transglycosylase: MWVRLAGWCVKAVLLVVLLSVALVLPLRWIDPPGSMLMLVRSWEHRGGNYTVTKQWRDLSDIPRHVPLAVVVAEDQRFLQHDGVDLAAIRQAVAERRWRGELRGASTITQQVAKNLYLWNGRSWVRKGLEAWLAVLIDLCWSKGRVLEVYLNIAEWGPGVFGIAAASEAHFGVDARQLSRQQSALLASALPGPLIYHPGAPSAYLQERAAWNLRQQQHLGGERWIGDIYTSR; encoded by the coding sequence ATGTGGGTAAGGTTGGCAGGATGGTGTGTGAAGGCAGTGCTGTTGGTGGTACTGCTCAGTGTGGCTTTGGTGTTGCCGCTGCGCTGGATCGATCCGCCCGGTTCGATGTTGATGTTGGTGCGCAGCTGGGAACACCGTGGTGGCAATTACACAGTCACCAAACAGTGGCGGGATTTGTCTGACATTCCCCGCCATGTGCCGCTGGCGGTTGTGGTGGCCGAGGACCAGCGATTCCTGCAACACGATGGGGTTGATCTGGCAGCCATTCGTCAGGCGGTTGCTGAACGGCGGTGGCGTGGTGAGTTGCGCGGTGCCAGCACCATTACCCAGCAGGTGGCGAAGAATTTGTACCTGTGGAACGGTCGCAGTTGGGTGCGTAAAGGCCTGGAAGCCTGGCTGGCAGTGTTGATTGATCTGTGCTGGAGCAAGGGCAGGGTGCTGGAGGTCTACCTGAATATTGCCGAGTGGGGGCCCGGGGTGTTTGGTATTGCCGCAGCGAGTGAGGCGCATTTTGGGGTAGATGCCAGACAGCTATCCCGCCAGCAATCGGCGCTGTTAGCCTCTGCTTTGCCGGGCCCGCTGATTTATCACCCCGGGGCGCCGTCGGCCTATTTGCAAGAGCGGGCCGCCTGGAACCTGCGCCAGCAACAGCACCTTGGCGGCGAGCGCTGGATTGGCGACATTTACACTTCGCGCTAA
- a CDS encoding alpha/beta hydrolase, whose product MKVFLVLLLVGAAVGCAVVASGKPLQVLRDQAFVTRGDQSLTGDLYLPDSPGLRPAMVVVHGGGWTNRSGDMTAICRRLVNAGFVVFNVTYRLAPAHRYPAPLDDVNAALEWIYANAERYRIDPDQIGGWGYSAGAHLILLAGLARQQPPFLSSIVAGGTPAKLTAWPKSPLVIELIGKPMAEAEATWQEASPVNHVEEDSPPVLLYHGQWDALVQPEQMEFMRQALVAKGVPVETYTVHLLGHIGTYLLGDGAERRGVEFALTSARDTIPRGAD is encoded by the coding sequence ATGAAGGTATTTTTGGTTTTGCTGCTAGTTGGCGCCGCAGTCGGGTGTGCGGTGGTTGCCTCGGGAAAGCCCCTTCAGGTGCTGCGCGATCAGGCTTTTGTCACGCGAGGAGATCAATCCCTGACTGGCGATCTGTACTTGCCCGACAGCCCGGGACTGCGCCCGGCCATGGTGGTGGTTCACGGGGGTGGTTGGACTAACCGCAGCGGCGATATGACGGCAATTTGCCGGCGTCTGGTGAATGCGGGATTTGTGGTGTTTAACGTCACCTACCGACTGGCACCCGCGCACCGCTACCCGGCTCCCTTGGATGATGTTAATGCGGCGCTGGAGTGGATCTATGCCAATGCTGAGCGCTATCGCATTGATCCAGACCAGATTGGCGGTTGGGGATACTCGGCCGGTGCTCATCTGATTTTGCTGGCGGGCTTGGCGCGGCAGCAACCTCCTTTTCTCAGCAGCATTGTGGCTGGAGGCACGCCGGCCAAACTGACGGCCTGGCCCAAATCACCACTGGTGATCGAGCTCATCGGCAAGCCGATGGCTGAGGCGGAGGCGACCTGGCAGGAAGCCTCGCCGGTGAACCATGTTGAGGAAGATTCGCCTCCGGTATTGCTTTACCACGGCCAGTGGGACGCCCTGGTTCAGCCCGAACAGATGGAATTTATGCGCCAGGCCCTGGTGGCGAAAGGGGTACCGGTTGAGACCTATACCGTCCACCTGCTCGGCCATATCGGCACGTATCTACTCGGTGATGGGGCAGAGCGCCGCGGGGTGGAGTTTGCGCTGACCTCCGCCCGCGATACTATCCCCAGAGGCGCTGATTAG
- a CDS encoding sensor domain-containing diguanylate cyclase, which yields MRKPKDQLAQLTEHFRDLHRLMLADHASPEALFSDYLATGLRAFSMSTGLLVCLEDDTATIIDCLPANTQLQPNDQILIADTPLEPLVSAQATMAVPDAGRNALRFTLSSPEAKALLVAPIWTEGRLYGAICFTDTQPRDTPFPEGDTELIELMAKALGRNIERNHLEERRRQAMQMVRENMELFESAFQHAAIGMALVSPTGRWLRVNQSLCDIVGYSTAELLETDFQTITYPDDLQKDLDLLTEALDGKRDTYRIEKRYIRKDESLVWVQLNVSVVRDRSGSPRYLLSQIQDITTQKEAINALNQRGNELEAANRHLQDIAMTDPLTLVRNRRAFDVELERLVAEATASNGHLSLLLVDVDHFKAYNDALGHPAGDAALKAVSNALLGGARAKDVVARYGGEEFAIILPHTDAEACRHVAERLRRNIENISALPSAITASIGSATQNPHRHGDELPPRNLLKRADLALYAAKEAGRNLSLHFDDLDTESSQTTHRQQQAT from the coding sequence GTGCGCAAACCCAAAGACCAGCTTGCACAATTGACCGAGCATTTTCGGGATCTCCACCGCCTCATGCTGGCCGATCACGCCAGCCCAGAGGCCCTATTCAGCGACTATCTGGCTACCGGGCTGCGCGCCTTTTCCATGTCGACCGGGCTACTGGTCTGCCTCGAAGACGACACCGCCACCATTATCGATTGCCTGCCCGCCAACACCCAGCTACAACCCAACGACCAGATATTGATTGCCGACACACCGCTGGAGCCGCTGGTCAGCGCCCAGGCCACCATGGCGGTGCCAGATGCCGGCCGCAACGCCTTGCGCTTCACATTAAGTTCGCCAGAGGCCAAAGCGCTGTTGGTTGCGCCAATTTGGACTGAGGGCCGTCTGTACGGCGCCATCTGCTTCACCGACACCCAGCCCAGAGACACGCCTTTTCCCGAGGGCGATACCGAGCTGATCGAGCTGATGGCCAAAGCCCTGGGGAGGAACATCGAGCGCAATCACCTCGAGGAACGACGCCGGCAGGCAATGCAGATGGTGCGGGAGAACATGGAGTTGTTTGAATCGGCCTTTCAGCATGCCGCCATCGGCATGGCCCTGGTATCGCCAACTGGGCGCTGGCTGCGAGTAAATCAATCCCTCTGCGATATCGTGGGTTACAGCACCGCCGAACTGCTCGAAACCGACTTCCAGACCATTACCTACCCGGATGACTTGCAGAAAGACCTGGATTTACTGACCGAAGCACTTGATGGCAAGCGAGACACCTATCGGATTGAAAAGCGCTATATCCGAAAGGACGAGAGCCTGGTCTGGGTCCAGCTCAACGTTTCGGTGGTTCGCGACCGCAGCGGCAGCCCCCGCTACTTGCTGTCACAGATCCAGGACATTACCACCCAGAAAGAGGCGATCAACGCCCTCAACCAACGCGGAAACGAGCTGGAGGCGGCCAACCGCCACCTTCAAGATATTGCCATGACCGACCCCTTAACTCTGGTGCGAAATCGGCGGGCCTTTGATGTCGAGCTGGAGCGCCTGGTAGCCGAGGCCACCGCGTCAAACGGCCACCTGTCCTTGCTGCTGGTCGACGTGGATCACTTCAAAGCCTATAACGACGCCCTGGGTCACCCCGCAGGTGACGCAGCCCTCAAGGCGGTGTCCAATGCCCTGCTTGGCGGTGCCAGAGCCAAGGATGTGGTCGCCCGCTACGGGGGTGAGGAGTTCGCCATCATTTTGCCCCATACCGATGCCGAGGCCTGCCGCCACGTGGCGGAGCGCTTGCGGCGCAACATTGAAAACATTAGCGCGCTACCCAGCGCGATCACCGCCAGCATCGGCTCTGCCACCCAAAACCCGCACCGCCACGGCGATGAGCTTCCCCCGCGCAACCTGCTAAAGCGTGCCGATCTTGCGCTGTATGCCGCCAAGGAAGCCGGGCGAAATTTATCCCTTCACTTTGATGACCTCGACACCGAGAGCAGCCAGACCACCCACCGCCAGCAACAGGCGACCTGA
- a CDS encoding bactofilin family protein, producing the protein MGFPGKNVKKDDGASAPRTTTIAAGTSVVGDLELKDNFHLDGKLQGQLTSSADVTIGRSGSFKGEISAKRVLISGVMDGKIDADRLEIVATGQVSGEIRVREFVIESGGQFVGASQVKKHEPKPTSLRAVDGGSEKEGAAPEARVEQQS; encoded by the coding sequence ATGGGATTCCCTGGCAAAAACGTTAAGAAAGACGACGGTGCCTCTGCGCCCAGAACGACAACTATCGCAGCTGGCACAAGCGTCGTCGGTGACCTCGAGCTGAAGGACAACTTTCATCTCGACGGAAAGCTTCAGGGGCAGTTGACCTCATCGGCTGATGTCACAATCGGTCGGTCTGGCAGCTTTAAGGGTGAGATCTCCGCCAAGCGAGTGCTGATCAGTGGCGTGATGGATGGCAAAATTGACGCCGATCGGCTGGAAATTGTTGCCACCGGCCAGGTCTCGGGAGAAATCCGGGTGCGGGAGTTTGTGATTGAGTCGGGTGGCCAGTTTGTGGGCGCCAGTCAGGTGAAGAAACATGAGCCGAAGCCGACCTCGCTGCGGGCAGTCGACGGCGGCAGTGAAAAGGAAGGTGCTGCCCCTGAGGCCAGGGTGGAACAGCAGTCCTGA
- a CDS encoding hemerythrin domain-containing protein — translation MPVQQLRQDHANFSRVLDMLQREVGGYGQSLRDSDIDLIMQSIDYIRGYPQLFHHPLEDAAIDYLQAREVGVWEELERIRRQHTQLERETLRLSWLFQLVYSDHVVPMERIKECLQRYLDLQSKHMAREEAALFPLFENHIDDAGWRKILLGISRVSDPLFGHAEWDAQTNLRDKLGLPQVRRVD, via the coding sequence ATGCCGGTTCAACAATTGCGCCAGGATCACGCCAACTTCTCCCGCGTCCTCGATATGCTGCAACGCGAGGTAGGCGGTTATGGCCAATCACTGCGTGATAGCGACATCGATCTGATCATGCAATCCATCGACTATATCCGCGGTTATCCCCAGCTGTTCCACCACCCCCTTGAGGACGCAGCCATCGACTATCTTCAGGCGCGGGAAGTGGGGGTGTGGGAGGAGTTGGAGCGCATTCGTCGTCAACACACCCAGCTCGAGCGTGAAACTTTGCGCCTGAGCTGGTTGTTCCAGCTGGTTTACAGCGACCACGTGGTGCCGATGGAGCGCATTAAAGAATGCCTGCAGCGCTATCTCGACTTGCAGTCAAAGCACATGGCGCGGGAGGAGGCGGCTCTGTTTCCACTGTTTGAAAACCATATTGATGATGCAGGCTGGCGGAAAATTCTGCTGGGAATCAGCCGGGTCAGCGACCCCTTGTTTGGTCATGCCGAGTGGGATGCGCAGACCAATTTGCGCGATAAGCTGGGGTTACCTCAGGTGCGCCGGGTCGACTGA
- a CDS encoding acylphosphatase — protein MKTVRLLISGTVQGVWYRGWTRREAIQRGLHGWVRNRSDGRVEALLSGPNEQVDDLVKACQIGPPAASVSGIEVSSEQTPPPAGFTQQPDYTVD, from the coding sequence ATGAAAACCGTGCGCCTGCTGATTAGCGGCACCGTTCAGGGAGTCTGGTATCGAGGCTGGACGCGCCGCGAGGCCATCCAACGAGGCTTGCACGGCTGGGTAAGGAACCGGTCTGATGGCCGCGTTGAAGCCTTACTGAGCGGCCCGAACGAGCAGGTGGACGACCTGGTTAAGGCCTGCCAAATCGGGCCGCCGGCTGCCTCAGTGTCGGGTATTGAGGTCAGCTCCGAGCAAACCCCGCCACCGGCCGGGTTCACGCAGCAGCCGGACTACACCGTCGACTGA
- a CDS encoding pirin family protein, whose protein sequence is MSNLADLTEQGCDSHPGCDALLRVLLPKSKDLGGFSVRRSLPTVGTRMIGPWVFFDHMGPAEFSPGEGISVRPHPHIGIATVTYLFEGEILHRDSLGSYQAIRPGDINLMVAGSGIVHSERERPEITATAHRLHGLQLWLALPEDQQEVAPAFHHYPSAEIPAVDVDGVPVRVMMGGAYGKRSPVKTFSDTLYMEADLRAGQQLVLPDVAEMGVYVAAGALQIGERELPTFSMGVLSGGQGVVVTATSDSRLAVIGGEPLGKRVMEWNFVSTEQGRIDQAKADWQAGRFAKVVGDEEEFIPLP, encoded by the coding sequence ATGAGCAATTTGGCAGATCTCACGGAACAAGGCTGTGACAGCCACCCCGGTTGCGACGCGCTATTGCGAGTGCTGTTGCCCAAGAGTAAAGACTTGGGCGGTTTCAGTGTGCGTCGCTCGCTGCCCACCGTGGGCACCCGGATGATCGGGCCGTGGGTGTTTTTTGATCACATGGGGCCTGCTGAGTTTAGCCCCGGTGAAGGTATTAGTGTGCGGCCCCACCCCCACATCGGTATTGCCACGGTGACCTACCTGTTCGAGGGGGAAATTTTGCACCGGGATTCCTTGGGCAGCTATCAGGCGATTCGGCCGGGGGATATTAACCTGATGGTGGCGGGGAGCGGCATTGTCCACTCCGAACGGGAGCGGCCGGAAATCACCGCCACCGCCCATCGCTTGCACGGTTTGCAATTGTGGCTGGCGCTGCCGGAGGACCAGCAGGAGGTCGCCCCGGCGTTTCATCATTATCCCTCGGCGGAAATCCCTGCGGTCGATGTCGACGGCGTGCCGGTGCGGGTGATGATGGGGGGTGCTTACGGTAAACGCTCTCCGGTGAAGACGTTTTCAGACACCTTGTACATGGAGGCGGATTTGCGCGCTGGTCAGCAACTGGTGTTGCCGGATGTGGCCGAGATGGGGGTGTATGTTGCTGCCGGCGCGCTGCAGATCGGTGAGCGTGAATTGCCGACCTTCAGTATGGGGGTCCTGTCGGGCGGCCAGGGTGTGGTGGTTACCGCGACCTCGGATAGTCGATTGGCTGTCATAGGGGGAGAACCACTGGGCAAGCGCGTGATGGAGTGGAATTTCGTTTCCACTGAGCAGGGGCGGATCGATCAGGCAAAAGCGGATTGGCAGGCGGGTCGGTTTGCCAAGGTAGTGGGTGACGAGGAGGAGTTTATTCCGCTGCCTTGA